TTTTATTTATACCAACTGTCGAAATCTACGTCCTCCGTCGTCACCACCGACGTCGTTCAGCGGTGGATGAAGGGGGACGGCATCTCCGGAGAGGAAAGAAAGGACGCGGAGAACGCGCTTCGCCGATACGTCGCGATTAATTTCCCGGAGATCGTCGGCATGTTCCTGATTACGCCGGACGGCCGTACGCTCGCGATGTCGAATTTGTCGCTGACGTCCGAGACGCTCGTCCGGAACGAGCCTTGGTACAACAGCGGCTTCCGGGAGGAAGTCGCTGTGATCCCTACGCATCGGGTGCAATATGTGCCTGGCGATGTTCGGGTCCTTTCGCTGGAGATTCCGGTTTATAGTGTCGAGAATATTGACTACTTAGGAAAGCTGGTCATCGACTTCCTCCCGGAAGAGATCGAAAGCACATTCTCCAAAGCCAAGCTCGCTCCGTCCGGGCAATTCTTCATCGTATCCGATCAAGATACGATCGTGTATGCCTTGAACTACCGTTGGCTCGGGCTGCCCCGCGGGGAAACGGAGTTTAGCGCGCTCGATTTGAGCGACAATGAAGCCGCATCGATTCAATTCTGGAACGGGAAGCGCACGTTGGTCGCATCGTCGGCGTCGGAGACGACCGGTTGGACCTTCGTGTCGGTCGTGCCCTTCGACGAGATGGCTTCGGCAACCAGAAATACGCCGAACGCGATGCTGCTCACGTTTCTCATCATTGCCGTGTGCATTCTGTTGGTCGTTCCGTTCTTGTCGGGCGCCTTCGTCAAACCGATCATGCATCTTAGGCAGGTCATGAGAAGCGTGGAGCGCGGGGACTTGCAGGTACGCGCAGCCTATCATTCGGGACACGACGAATTTCAATATTTGAATCGAAGTTTTAACGCGATGATCGACCGTGTCAACGAGCTTCTCGAGACGGTCAGCGAGCTGAAGGTGAAGGAAGTGACGCTGCAGCTGAAGGAAAAGGAAGCCATGGTCAAAGCGCTGCAGAATCAAATCAATCCTCACTTTCTATACAATTCGCTGGACATCATCAAAAGCATGGCGTACTTGGCGGATATGCCGGACATCGTGAAAATGTCGCGGGCGTTGGCCGATTTTTACCGGTATACCGTTCAAGATACGCATGGAATCGTAAAGCTGGAAGACGAGCTGAAACACTTAGGGTACTACCTGACGATGATTCACCTCCGATTCCCTTCGTTCCAGAGCAAATTTAGCGTAAACGATAAATTTCTTCCTTATCGCTTGCCGAAGCTCGTGCTTCAACCGATCGTGGAAAATGCGGTGAAGTACGGGATCGAGCCGAAGGGCGGCAAGGGCAGCATTATCGTGAATGCGTACGATGAACACGGGATGCTCATTATCGAAGTGGCCGACAACGGCCCAGGCATTCCCGAGGCAAGGCTCGAACAAATTCATCGCGAGCTCGATGCGCTGACCAAGGATGCGCATTCGGGTTACGTCAGGCAGCAATCCCTCGGGATCGCGAACGTCCATGCCCGCATCGTCTTGCAATACGGGGAGCCCTACGGATTAAGCATCACATCGTTCGAAGACCGGGGCACGGTGGTATCCATTCGTTTGCCGCTTAGTGATTCTGAGGATTATATCGGAAAGGGAGTTGCGGAATGAAAGCCATTATGCTCATGTTCGACACATTGAATAGACATATGCTTCCGCCTTACGGGTGCGATTGGGTGCACGCCCCTAATTTCCAAAGGTTGGCGGAACGAACCGCTATATTCGATCGCGCGTACGTCGGCAGCATGCCCTGCATGCCGGCGCGGCGGGAAATCCATACGGGGCGTTACAACTTTTTGCATCGAAGCTGGGGGCCGTTGGAGCCTTTCGACGACTCCATGCCGGAGCTGCTGCGGAAGAACGGCGTATATACGCATCTCGTGACGGACCACCAGCATTATTGGGAGGACGGCGGAGGAACGTATCATACGCGATACAGCTCGTTCGAATTGGTTCGAGGCCAAGAAGGAGACCCGTGGAAAGCGGAAGTGGCGGAACCATCCCTGGAAAACGTAAAGTATATGAAGCTTATGCATCCGCTGGTGCGCCAGGACCAAATCAACCGGAAATACATTCGCGAGGAGCGGGATTTCCCTCAAGCGATCACCATGGAGAAGGGGATCGAATTTCTTCGGACGAACCACCGAGAGGATTCCTGGTTTCTTCAGATCGAGACGTTCGATCCGCATGAACCGTTCTTCGCTCCGCAGCGATATAAAGATTTATATCCGCACAAGTACGACGGCAAACCATTCGATTGGCCGCCGTACGGTCCGGTGAACGAATCGCAAGAAGAAATCGATCATGTGCGGTTCGAGTATGCGGCCTTGCTTAGCATGTGCGATCATTATCTCGGCAAGGTGCTTGACACCATGGACGAGCTCGACCTATGGAAGGACACGATGCTGATCGTCAATACGGACCATGGCTTTTTGCTCGGGGAACATGATTGGTGGGCGAAGTCGATTATGCCGTTCTACAACGAGATCGCGCATATGCCGCTGTTCATTTGGGACCCTCGAAGCGGGATTCGGAACGAGCGCAGGCAAAGTCTCGTACAGACGATCGATTTGGCTCCAACGCTCCTTCGCTATTTCGGACTAGAAGTCCCTCCGGATATGCAAGGGATAGATCTGAGGGAAACGATCGCGAATGATCGGGCGACGCGCGAGGCTGTCTTGTTCGGCATCCACGGAGGTCACGTCAACGTCACGGACGGGCGGTATGTGTATATGCGCGCGCCGGTCAGCAAAGACAACAAGCCGCTTTACAATTACACGCTTATGCCGACGCATATGAGGAGCAGATTTTCCGTGTCGGAACTGGAGGACATAAGTTTGGCGCAGCCGTTCTCGTTTACGAAAGGCGTCCAAACATTAAAAATCAATGCGACCTCATACAATCAATCCCATGACTTCGGCACGCTGTTGTTCGACGTCGAGGCGGATCCGCTTCAGCAGCATCCGTTGCAGGATTCTTCTGTAGAACAGCGAATGATCGGGCTTCTCAAGCAATTGATGGAGGAGAACGACGCTCCGCCCGAGCAATACGTTCGGTTAGGATTGTAGTATACGCGAACGACAGGAAGCCGGATTCACGTGGAATCCGGCTTTTGTTCATTTCAACTTTTTAAAGGACGGATATTTTCGATGAGAATGCTTTCCGTTCCACAACCAGGCGTTCCCCGATGATTTCGAAAGAGCCGCGCAAACGGATATCTTGAGAGGAAGCGCCGATCAACACTTCCATGGCCCCAGGTTCCACCACTTGCTCCATATTCAGATCATGGAAGGCTAGCTGCCGCATGTCGACTTCGCACGTCACTTGTTTCGTCTGGCCTTTCTCTAGTGTCAATCTCGCAAACCCCGCAAGCTGTTTCACAGGCCTTACGACACTGCTTACGCTGTCTCTAATGTAGATTTGGACGATTTCATCCCCGCGGCAAGAACCTACATTTTCGATTGTAAACGAAATGGTAACCGCTCCGTCGGATCGAACCTGATCGTCGAGCTTCAAATGGTCGTACTTAAACTGCGTGTAGCTTAAGCCATGTCCGAACGGGTATAGGGGAGTATTCTTATCCATGTCGATATATTCCGCCCAAGTATCCAGATCGACGTAAAAAGGCAACCGGCTATGATACATTGGGATTTGTCCTTCGTCCTTGACAATGGTAACCGGCAGTTTCCCGCTCGGGTTGCATTTCCCCGTGAGAATGTTCGCAATCGCATGAGCGCCCGTTTGGGCAGGCAACCATGCGTATAGGAGAGCTTGGCTCTTCTCGTTAACCAGAGGCGTCGATAGCGGTCTGCCATCTACAATGACGGACACGACCGGCTTTCCTAGCTGGAATACGGCTTCCATCATCTCGAGTTGCGGCTTCTCGAGACCGATGTTGTGATTATCCTTATTTTCTCCCGCAGTCGCCGCCGGATGACGCATACTCTCCTTCCCGCCTAACACAGCGATCACGAGATCCGCTTGCCGCACGGCATGTAGAACCGCTTCGATTCCGCCGTCGATCGGTTTATTGATTTCGCAGCCCTTGGCGTACAGGATATTTTCCTTCCCGAAATGTTCCTCTAATACTTCCTTCACGGAATGACAACTCGGGTAGTATTTATCTACGAACTCCTCCGTAGACGAGTATTCCTTATTCGAAGAGGACGTGCTTCGCTTCAACCCTTCGATGATCATCTGTTTTTGTTCCGGAGTAGGTTGATCATCAAACACAATGCCTCTTTGTTTCAACACGTCTTTATATTCTGAGATCATGACGGCATAAGCGTTTTTGAGGAAATTGTCTTCTTCCGATCGGTCGAAATCGGCGCTGGTCGTATTCGTCGTGCCTACGGAGGAGTACCCTCCGAAGAAATTCGTTCTGTCATCGGATGTGGGCCCGATCAGCGCAATCTTTAACGGTTTGTCCAACGGAAGAATTCGGTTTTCATTCTTTACCAATACAATGGATTTCTCGGCGATTTCCTTAGAAAGCTCTGCATTTTTCAAGTTGATAATTTCTTCTTCGAAATTTCCGATCTCGTATGGGTTTTCAAATAAGCCTAACGTAAATTTCGTCTCCAGAATACGCCTTACCGAACGATCGATATAGGCCTCATCCAGCTCGCCGCGTTCAACCGCCTCGACCAAATGTTTGTAGCAAACATTGTTCGGCTGCTCCACGTCCACGCCTGCTTGAAGAGCTAAAATGGCGGCTTCTTTCGGATCCTTCGCCACTCGATACCGCGCATGGGCGTGACTGATGACGCCATAGTCCGCCACCACCAGCCCATTAAAGCCTAATTTATCCCTAAGGATATCGGTAAGCAACCATTTGGACGTGGACACGGCTTGATCGTTCAGGATGCCATAACTATTCATGACGGCCATAGCGCCGGCTTCGTGAATCACGGCTTCGAACGGGAAACAATAGGTGTCGAGCAATTTCCTCTCGGCGATTTGCTGTTCACCGCCGTTCCTTCCGCCTTCGGCATTCCCGTAGCCTACGAAGTGCTTTACTCCAGCCATCACTTCGCGATCGCCTTGAACCCCTTTGGTGAAAGCTACGCCCATACGAGCGACTAAATAAGGGTCTTCCCCGTACGTTTCTCCGACTCGTCCCCATCTCGGATCTCTTGCTAAGTCCACCAGCGGGGAGTGTACAGCCCGGATCCCGTAAGCCATAAGTTGTTTTCTAACGACTTCACCCATCTTCTGCGCCAGTTCCGGCTCCCACGTCGCCGCAACATTGATGGATTGAGGGAACGTCGTGGCCCCCGGAATTTGAGCGCCGGCAATCCCCTCGTTGTGTACGAGCGCTGGGATGCCTAATCTCGTTTCCTCGACCAGGAATTGCTGCAATCTTCTGAGGGTAGCCCTGTCTTTTACGTTATTGCCCGTCAAAGAACTGTTTAAATAACTTAAGGTACCGATGCCCTCCGCCAGGTTTTTTTTGAATGTTTCCATGTTATCCGCTGCGCCCATGAGGATGGAACAGGTTAACTGGGCAACTTTCTCTTCCAACGTCATTCGTCCCAGCAAGTCATCGATTCGTTCTTGGACGGGCTTGCCGGCATCCTTGTAAATCACTGTAAGAGCCCTCCTTGAATGTAAACTATCTTATGAGACATTGTAGCAATACCAAATAAAAACACTTATACTATTGTTGTTTTTCTGGATCGAATGTTGTTTACTTATCCTATAAGCTATGTAATCATGTTTCTTTCGCCGGGGGAATGAATGAATGAGCGACGCCCAAGTCTTGCAAAGCCTCTCGGTTCGCTCCGAGTATGAGGCAGATTTTCCGGAAAAAAGCGCGAATCTGAAGCTGCTTTGGAAGGAGGCTCTGTTATCAGGCAACATGAATATGATTCATCAAGTCGCTTCTCAGGCCAAACATATTAAAGATATTGGAATCCTCATAGAGGAAGATTTGAATATAACAAAGCTGTATATCGCTTCGACCATCCCCACAATTGTTGACACGTCGATCCTCAATGGACTGCCCAAAGACGTGGCGGAAACGTACAAAAAGAATTATTATTTACAAATTGGAGCCTGCAACAGCAAGGAAGAATTGATTCGGCTTCACTTCCGGTTTGTTGAAAATCTTATGAAAGCGACCACCCAATATTCCGTCAAACGGTATTCGCCGATTGTGAAGATCGCCATCGAATATATTCATAACAACAAGTTCCGTAAGATCTACCCGAAAGACGTTTCCCGAGCCGTCAAGGTGAATCGAAGTTACCTCTCCAAAATATTCAGCGAACAAGTAGGCAGGACGATCACGGATTATATCCATCGGACGAAAATGGAGCTGGCCATCGAACTGATGCAAAGCAATTTGTATCGTTATAATGAAATCGCCGAGATGTTAGGGTATTCAAGTTACCCTTATTTCAGTAAAGTGTTTAAGAAGATGTACTCCAAGCCTCCGCATGCGTACATGGAACAATTGTAAAAAAAGGAATCGTCGGAAATAGGTTCGTTCGCTTCGTTCATGCTGAATAAAAGCTCACGGCGCATTTTTTCGCAGCGGGCTTTTTATCGCGTTGACGCTTACACATCGGAAAGGAAACGTTTAAAAAGTCGTGTAAGCGCTATATAAGTAGTCGGCATGCCGCAAGCGATTGAAAGCCGCGGATTGTACAATGGATAAAGAGCTGTGCTGGCTGTGTCGTATTTTGGTAAGGTTATATGCGACGCAGTTGTGTATGATGGGACTGAGCAAATGTTACGGGAGTTGAAGGGATGAACGCACGCGCATGGCAATGGGCAACGCTTTCCTTGCGAATCAAATTAGTATTCATCGTTCTTGTTATCACACTTCCGCTCATTGGAATGTTGATCTATAACAATTTTTATTCCATACATGTCGTTCGTAAACAGGTGGCGGATTCCTACCAAAATTCGCTTGGCCTCTATATGAACTTGATCGACGCAGGATTGAACGATGCAAGTTCATACATGAACACGCTTGCCAATGGCTATGATTTGGTTTCGCTGAACCAAGTGAGTAAGGAAGAAGACTATCAGATGGCCAAAGTGTATTTATTCAACAAGCTGTCCAAAGATCTTGCTTTGCATAGTACAGTAAGCTCGCTTTTTGTATACCATGCGGAGAAGCATGATTATTTCGACGTGTTTCATACGCGAAGGTATTCCTTCGAGGAGAGGGAGAATGTTCAACGCTACGTCATTGATTTGATTAGGGAATCGCGGTTCCCTAAGGTGATCCCGGAGGAGAGATGGCAGTACCATCGAATCGGGGAGCATTACTACCTCATCGATCTCGTCTCGGCAAGCGACACGTACCTGGGCGCATGGGTCAGAGCCGATGAGTTGATCGGACCCTTGCGGTCGATGGAGATCGGGAAGGGTGGCGGGATTATACTCGCGAGCGACGAGGGTGAACCTATCATGGATTCCCCTCTAGCGCTAGAGAGCATCGACCTGCGCGAGGGTCGGAATGAATATTATTTGTCCGGAGCGGATGAAAAATATTTGATTGTCGCAACGCCTTCCCGCAGAGGGAATGTTAACCTTCTCGCGCTCATTCCGGACCAGCATATTTTGGCGAATCTTCCGTATCTCCAGCGTATTATTTGGTTTATCACGATCGGTGCGCTAGTCGTTATTCCTGCAGGGTTTTATTTTATGAGAAAGGCGTTTTTGAATCCACTGGGTCGGGTCGTATACGCCATGCGAAGGGTTCGCGGCGGGGAATGGAGCAGACGGGTCGACCTGACGAAGTCCTCAGAGGAGTTTACGATACTTGCCGAATCGTTCAATTCGATGATGGACGAGATTGAACGGCTCCGCGTCAACGTGTTTGAAGAGCAGTTGAATAAGCAAAGGGAAGAGCTGCAACGGCTCCAACTGCAGGTGAATCCGCATTTCTTTCTCAACTCCCTTAACATTGTGTACAATTTAGCGAAGGTTGGAAACTTCGAACTCATTATGCAAATGACGATGGCGTTGATTCGCCATTTCCGATTTTTATTCCGCAGCAACACTTCGTTCATGAAGCTTAGGGAAGAGATTGAACATACTCGGAATTATTTGAATATCCAGTCGCTGCGTTTTCCCGGACAGCTCACCTGGAACGTCGAAGCCCCCGAATATTTAACGGACGTGCCGGTTCCTCCGTTAATTATTCAATCGTTCGTCGAAAATTCGATTAAGCATGGGTTTACTATGGAGCATCCGATTCATATCCATGTGAAGGTCGGTTTCGAAGACGAGGAGGAAGGGGCGAACATAAAAATTAGAATCGCGGATACGGGTCAAGGCTTCCACGAGGCGGTGCTTGAGGAGTTGCAGGCCGGTAACAGCGTGGAGAACGGAAGCGGGGAACGGACCGGGATCTGGAACGTGCAGCGGCGATTGCGCCTTTTATATGAGGATGACGTGAGCATTGTATTTTATAATGATAAGCTTACGGGAGGAGCGGTTGTGGAAATGATCCTTCCTACGAATCCGGAATTGGAGGAGGAATCGCTATGAGTTACCATTTACTGCTGGTGGATGATGAAATTCATGCGATTGAAGGCGTGAAAGCCGACCTCGACTTGGACGAGCTCTGCATTTCCCGATTGTTCACGGCTTATAACAATAAACAAGCGAGAGAGATTTTCGAGTTGGAAGCCGTCGATATCTTGCTTTGCGACATTGAAATGCCGAACGGCAGCGGCCTAGAACTGTTGTCGTGGGTACGGGAGCATCACCCGAATACGGCGACCATCTTTCTGACAAGCCATGCCGACTTTAAGTATGCGAAGGAAGCGCTGAAGCTGGGTAGTCTCGATTATTTGCTAAAGCCCGTGCTTGCCGAAGATCTGGCGAAAGCCATTCGAAGAGCGCAAAGCGTGATCGAGCAGAACAGCGAAAATACAAGGAATAGCCAGTCCCATCAATTATGGATGAACCACCATTCCTTGATCATCGAGAGGTTTTGGCTTGATTTGATCAATCATACGATCCCGAGCAACCAGTCGGCGATCTACGAGCAGATCGAGCGGAAAAATCTTCCGATTACGGAGAACGACTTGTTTCTCCCTGTCCTCATTTCGGTGCAACGATGGAACAAGGATTTAAAGCGGAGAGACGAAAGGATTTTGGAATATGCGTTAAAAAATACGGCGGAAGAAGTGCTGTTTTCCGCCAACATGAAAGGCATGTGCTTCTATCTGACTCGCGGAAAGCTGCTAGGGGTATTCTCTGCGCTCAGTTATGAGCACGACGGGGGCGTTGAGGGACTGTACGAAGCTGGCCGGAAGTATGTGGAGTTTTGCAGTCAGCATTTCTACTGTAATTTGTCTTGTTATATCGGAAGGCCTGTAACGGCCGTTGCCATGGCGGACATGGTGGCGGGCCTCAGAGAGAAAGACCGAAATAACGTGGCTCGCGTAAACCAGGTGTTTCCGTTCAGCGAAGCGGGAAAGACGGAGCAGCCGATTGCGCTTCCTGAGCTTACTGTTTGGTCTTCCTTATTGAAAAATGGCAAGAAGGAAGATGTTATTGGAGAAGTCGAGAAATATCTCGAACAGCTGGTAACGAGCCATGAGCTCGACGCCAAGACGCTTCGGCAATTTGATCAGGATTTTATGCAGGCGTTGTACTCCTTCCTGAATTCTGAGGGCATCCAAGCGCATCGCTTGTTCGGGGATGACGAGTCCTTACGATTATCGGAATACGCGGGACGTTCTGTAATGGATATGAAGCACTGGATTCATCACGCTCTCAATAAGGCTGTGAAGCAATCGGAAGCGGCGAAGGACACCGGTAATGTGATTGAATTCGTTAAGCACTATATTGCTAGCAACATTGACGAAGATCTGTCTCGAGAATTGATTGCGGAACAAGTTTTCCTCAATCCGGATTATTTGTCGAGAATTTTTAAGAAGGAAACGAACTATTCGATTTCCGAATATATCCTGTTGGAACGCATACGACTCGCGAAAGAGCTGCTGTCCCAAACGAATATCCCCGTCAGCGCGGTGGCGGTTTCTGTGGGGTATGGCAACTTTCCGCACTTCACTAGAATATTTAAAAAGTATGCGGGAGTAGGGCCTTCGGAGTATAGAAATCAATTCGGGGATCTTCGGTAACATCATTTTTTTCCGAAGGGGGCAGGACGATGGTACGCCATATGAAAATGGCCGGCATGTTACTCGCAATTACGTTGTTATCGGGCTTCGTTGCCGGATGCGTTATCATCGGTGAAACCAGCGACAGTCAGACTACATCCAATTCGGAAGATACAGATCAAACGACGGGGGCGGAGAATCTAGCAGGTCTAGAACCTTACGACTTAACGATGGCCGTACCGATTTTCGATACCAATCCGGCGGATATGGAGGCAGTCGAGGATGAACTGAACAAGCTGACGCAAGAGAAAATCAACGCAACGGTAA
This window of the Paenibacillus sp. genome carries:
- a CDS encoding response regulator — its product is MSYHLLLVDDEIHAIEGVKADLDLDELCISRLFTAYNNKQAREIFELEAVDILLCDIEMPNGSGLELLSWVREHHPNTATIFLTSHADFKYAKEALKLGSLDYLLKPVLAEDLAKAIRRAQSVIEQNSENTRNSQSHQLWMNHHSLIIERFWLDLINHTIPSNQSAIYEQIERKNLPITENDLFLPVLISVQRWNKDLKRRDERILEYALKNTAEEVLFSANMKGMCFYLTRGKLLGVFSALSYEHDGGVEGLYEAGRKYVEFCSQHFYCNLSCYIGRPVTAVAMADMVAGLREKDRNNVARVNQVFPFSEAGKTEQPIALPELTVWSSLLKNGKKEDVIGEVEKYLEQLVTSHELDAKTLRQFDQDFMQALYSFLNSEGIQAHRLFGDDESLRLSEYAGRSVMDMKHWIHHALNKAVKQSEAAKDTGNVIEFVKHYIASNIDEDLSRELIAEQVFLNPDYLSRIFKKETNYSISEYILLERIRLAKELLSQTNIPVSAVAVSVGYGNFPHFTRIFKKYAGVGPSEYRNQFGDLR
- a CDS encoding sensor histidine kinase, with amino-acid sequence MQRRGLRGLHFRLNIRAKLAIAFLSFGLLTIFILGFISYTYYSNGVQRDFYRISQEATLRLNHHIEFYLYQLSKSTSSVVTTDVVQRWMKGDGISGEERKDAENALRRYVAINFPEIVGMFLITPDGRTLAMSNLSLTSETLVRNEPWYNSGFREEVAVIPTHRVQYVPGDVRVLSLEIPVYSVENIDYLGKLVIDFLPEEIESTFSKAKLAPSGQFFIVSDQDTIVYALNYRWLGLPRGETEFSALDLSDNEAASIQFWNGKRTLVASSASETTGWTFVSVVPFDEMASATRNTPNAMLLTFLIIAVCILLVVPFLSGAFVKPIMHLRQVMRSVERGDLQVRAAYHSGHDEFQYLNRSFNAMIDRVNELLETVSELKVKEVTLQLKEKEAMVKALQNQINPHFLYNSLDIIKSMAYLADMPDIVKMSRALADFYRYTVQDTHGIVKLEDELKHLGYYLTMIHLRFPSFQSKFSVNDKFLPYRLPKLVLQPIVENAVKYGIEPKGGKGSIIVNAYDEHGMLIIEVADNGPGIPEARLEQIHRELDALTKDAHSGYVRQQSLGIANVHARIVLQYGEPYGLSITSFEDRGTVVSIRLPLSDSEDYIGKGVAE
- a CDS encoding glycoside hydrolase family 3 N-terminal domain-containing protein translates to MIYKDAGKPVQERIDDLLGRMTLEEKVAQLTCSILMGAADNMETFKKNLAEGIGTLSYLNSSLTGNNVKDRATLRRLQQFLVEETRLGIPALVHNEGIAGAQIPGATTFPQSINVAATWEPELAQKMGEVVRKQLMAYGIRAVHSPLVDLARDPRWGRVGETYGEDPYLVARMGVAFTKGVQGDREVMAGVKHFVGYGNAEGGRNGGEQQIAERKLLDTYCFPFEAVIHEAGAMAVMNSYGILNDQAVSTSKWLLTDILRDKLGFNGLVVADYGVISHAHARYRVAKDPKEAAILALQAGVDVEQPNNVCYKHLVEAVERGELDEAYIDRSVRRILETKFTLGLFENPYEIGNFEEEIINLKNAELSKEIAEKSIVLVKNENRILPLDKPLKIALIGPTSDDRTNFFGGYSSVGTTNTTSADFDRSEEDNFLKNAYAVMISEYKDVLKQRGIVFDDQPTPEQKQMIIEGLKRSTSSSNKEYSSTEEFVDKYYPSCHSVKEVLEEHFGKENILYAKGCEINKPIDGGIEAVLHAVRQADLVIAVLGGKESMRHPAATAGENKDNHNIGLEKPQLEMMEAVFQLGKPVVSVIVDGRPLSTPLVNEKSQALLYAWLPAQTGAHAIANILTGKCNPSGKLPVTIVKDEGQIPMYHSRLPFYVDLDTWAEYIDMDKNTPLYPFGHGLSYTQFKYDHLKLDDQVRSDGAVTISFTIENVGSCRGDEIVQIYIRDSVSSVVRPVKQLAGFARLTLEKGQTKQVTCEVDMRQLAFHDLNMEQVVEPGAMEVLIGASSQDIRLRGSFEIIGERLVVERKAFSSKISVL
- a CDS encoding AraC family transcriptional regulator; protein product: MSDAQVLQSLSVRSEYEADFPEKSANLKLLWKEALLSGNMNMIHQVASQAKHIKDIGILIEEDLNITKLYIASTIPTIVDTSILNGLPKDVAETYKKNYYLQIGACNSKEELIRLHFRFVENLMKATTQYSVKRYSPIVKIAIEYIHNNKFRKIYPKDVSRAVKVNRSYLSKIFSEQVGRTITDYIHRTKMELAIELMQSNLYRYNEIAEMLGYSSYPYFSKVFKKMYSKPPHAYMEQL
- a CDS encoding sulfatase, with amino-acid sequence MKAIMLMFDTLNRHMLPPYGCDWVHAPNFQRLAERTAIFDRAYVGSMPCMPARREIHTGRYNFLHRSWGPLEPFDDSMPELLRKNGVYTHLVTDHQHYWEDGGGTYHTRYSSFELVRGQEGDPWKAEVAEPSLENVKYMKLMHPLVRQDQINRKYIREERDFPQAITMEKGIEFLRTNHREDSWFLQIETFDPHEPFFAPQRYKDLYPHKYDGKPFDWPPYGPVNESQEEIDHVRFEYAALLSMCDHYLGKVLDTMDELDLWKDTMLIVNTDHGFLLGEHDWWAKSIMPFYNEIAHMPLFIWDPRSGIRNERRQSLVQTIDLAPTLLRYFGLEVPPDMQGIDLRETIANDRATREAVLFGIHGGHVNVTDGRYVYMRAPVSKDNKPLYNYTLMPTHMRSRFSVSELEDISLAQPFSFTKGVQTLKINATSYNQSHDFGTLLFDVEADPLQQHPLQDSSVEQRMIGLLKQLMEENDAPPEQYVRLGL
- a CDS encoding sensor histidine kinase — protein: MNARAWQWATLSLRIKLVFIVLVITLPLIGMLIYNNFYSIHVVRKQVADSYQNSLGLYMNLIDAGLNDASSYMNTLANGYDLVSLNQVSKEEDYQMAKVYLFNKLSKDLALHSTVSSLFVYHAEKHDYFDVFHTRRYSFEERENVQRYVIDLIRESRFPKVIPEERWQYHRIGEHYYLIDLVSASDTYLGAWVRADELIGPLRSMEIGKGGGIILASDEGEPIMDSPLALESIDLREGRNEYYLSGADEKYLIVATPSRRGNVNLLALIPDQHILANLPYLQRIIWFITIGALVVIPAGFYFMRKAFLNPLGRVVYAMRRVRGGEWSRRVDLTKSSEEFTILAESFNSMMDEIERLRVNVFEEQLNKQREELQRLQLQVNPHFFLNSLNIVYNLAKVGNFELIMQMTMALIRHFRFLFRSNTSFMKLREEIEHTRNYLNIQSLRFPGQLTWNVEAPEYLTDVPVPPLIIQSFVENSIKHGFTMEHPIHIHVKVGFEDEEEGANIKIRIADTGQGFHEAVLEELQAGNSVENGSGERTGIWNVQRRLRLLYEDDVSIVFYNDKLTGGAVVEMILPTNPELEEESL